Proteins from one Portunus trituberculatus isolate SZX2019 chromosome 38, ASM1759143v1, whole genome shotgun sequence genomic window:
- the LOC123514700 gene encoding uncharacterized protein LOC123514700 isoform X2 has translation MDDEKENATERPVVGLRPGKRRNSILKESPARTAYHERRSLNFKKRVSFSGTNIVKEYKAQRCGNTEWDNSYEMPVVHHDSSTSTLPTPTSNSKSVRYEADTSIGIAAASSLHHTATQLSQNEKLLSLTHTEITRLSSVTVSDSTTSRVYDRPLIFPPSPSRDNNEDDTNMQKDFLAEFLALPTSKTEPSSPSAEDGGDTSDTKNFLNKILALPSATPTTSGPLQYKEVLQSKDRTCLRSKSTTPSCDMEMTGPVGQVIRGSQEMDHNMEMTRPVGQVIRGSQEVDHNMEMTYPVGQVIRGSQEVDQNMEMTRPVGQVIRGSQEVDQNMEMTRPVGQVIRGSQEVDHNMEMTHPVGQVIRGSYEIDHTMEMTCPVGQVIRGSQEVDQNMEMTRPVGQVIKGSQEVDQNMEMTHPVGQVIRGSQEVDQNMEMTRPVGQVIRESQEVDQNMEMTRPVDQVIRGSQEVDQNMEMTRPVGQVIRGSQEVDQNMEMTCPVGQVTALTHRVEMASEPGVTTQIIRSDQEVDQNMEMTHPVGQVIRGSQKVDHNMEMTCLVGQVIRGSQEVNCNMEMTCPVGQVIKGSQEVDQNMEMTRPVGQVTALTRRVEMASEAGVTTQITRSDQEVDQNMEMTCSVGQVIRGSQEVDHNMEMTCPVGQVIRGSQEVDQNMEMTRPVGQVIRGSQEVDHNMEMTHPVGQVIRGSQEVDQNMEMTRPVGQVIRGSQEVDQNMEMTHPVGQVIRGSQEVDQNMEMTRPVGQVIRGSQEVDHNMEMTHPVGQVIRGSQEVDQNMEMTRPVGQVIRGSQEVDQNMEMTRPVGQVIRGSKVVDQNMEMTRPVGQVIRGSQEVDQNMEMTCPVGQVIRGSQEVDQNMEMTCPVGQVTALTHRVEMASEAGVTTQITRSDQEVDQNMEMTRPVGQVIRGSQEVDHNMKMTCPVGQIIRGLQEVDQNNMEMTHPVGQVIRGSQEVDHNMEMTCPGGQVIRVSQEVDQNNMEMTHPVGQVMRSQEVDQNSMEMTRPVGQVIRGSQVVDHNMEMTCPVGQVIRVSHEVDQNMEMTHPVGQVIIGSQEVEQNMEMTHPLGQVIRESQEVDHNMEMTHPVGRVIKPKEVACLVNQAHDMEMTWPLAELSRSSQQVNQSVDVIYPVSRPGCQPQLAMSPHNVDDYVDNTLTNINPNLTSSEDQDVELSCQITRSAQDMEMTHAESQVNASTQNNEVTCPVILVTRPSTETNHSVLGNIRQSQEVDHNIEVSHPVSNLSRSSHEVAVDLASSTRGRSSHEVAIDQASSTTKKQDQAVSILGKRTPSSECSDTPAPKLFASCTSQASPDTAVSTHSHSTTIPCSSPHPVPATPSISPETLPTSLPLSPHCSPSLLMSSIHIASSSPDTHISSSTATSEPSSSSFMAPQPATLPAPETPSCCPSWCSLRAGSVIPHPNERYKWHLHEVKGDKWCLNLLHSPLFVYLTLAHHSQYHHIITSADTNLKSQNMSNPVGRLVLNVLGCRLDGAMPGLVGAVVCEAGAALEKLLEAYLSAHDLMVELNLIKFLHCTKFTPNSIKVSLSSYKNHLSLEVEVRLEPPSPQPDDPYTLHPSVNIKIGNGKLRKDEVKALMTDVAPGPQQILRLVTTVHQMVKKTS, from the exons ATCCTGAAGGAGTCGCCAGCAAGGACTGCTTACCATGAGAGACGTTCATTGAATTTCAAGAAGCGAGTGTCCTTCTCAGGAACAAATATAGTCAA GGAGTACAAGGCTCAGCGTTGTGGCAACACTGAGTGGGACAACTCTTATGAGATGCCAGTGGTGCACCATGACAGCTCAACATCCACCCTGCCCACTCCAACCAGCAATTCCAAGTCTGTCAG atatGAGGCTGATACCAGTATTGGCATAGCAGCTGCATCATCACTACATCACACTGCTACTCAGCTTAGTCAG AATGAAAAACTCTTATCCCTCACACATACTGAGATAACTCGACTGTCTTCAGTAACAGTGAGTGATAGCACCACTTCAAGAGTGTATGACAGGCCGCTcatatttccaccatcaccttcacgagacaataatgaagatgatacaAACATGCAGAAGGATTTCCTTGCAGAGTTTCTGGCTCTCCCAACCTCCAAGACTGAACCCTCATCACCATCTGCtgaagatggtggtgatacATCAGACACTAAAAACTTTCTCAACAAGATTTTAGCTTTGCCATCTGCCACCCCCACAACCTCAG GTCCCCTGCAATACAAGGAGGTGCTACAGAGCAAGGACAGGACCTGTTTAAGGAGCAAGTCCACCACCCCATCCTGTGACATGGAGATGACTGGTCCTGTGGGTCAGGTCATCAGAGGGTCACAAGAGATGGACCACAACATGGAGATGACTCGTCCTGTGGGCCAGGTCATCAGAGGGTCACAAGAGGTGGACCACAACATGGAGATGACCTATCCTGTGGGTCAGGTCATCAGAGGGTCACAAGAGGTGGACCAGAACATGGAGATGACTCGTCCTGTGGGTCAGGTCATCAGAGGGTCACAAGAAGTGGACCAGAACATGGAGATGACTCGTCCTGTGGGTCAGGTCATCAGAGGATCTCAAGAAGTGGACCACAACATGGAGATGACTCATCCTGTGGGTCAGGTCATCAGAGGATCATATGAGATTGACCACACCATGGAGATGACCTGTCCTGTGGGCCAGGTCATCAGAGGATCTCAAGAAGTGGACCAGAACATGGAGATGACCCGTCCTGTGGGTCAGGTCAtcaaagggtcacaagaagtgGACCAGAACATGGAGATGACCCATCCTGTGGGTCAGGTCATCAGAGGGTCACAAGAAGTGGACCAGAACATGGAGATGACCCGTCCTGTGGGTCAGGTCATCAGAGAGTCACAAGAAGTGGACCAGAACATGGAGATGACCCGTCCTGTGGATCAGGTCATCAGAGGGTCACAAGAAGTGGACCAGAACATGGAGATGACCCGTCCTGTTGGTCAGGTCATCAGAGGGTCACAAGAAGTTGACCAGAACATGGAGATGACCTGTCCTGTGGGTCAGGTCACTGCATTAACACATAGGGTTGAAATGGCCAGTG AACCTGGCGTGACAACACAGATCATCAGGTCAGACCAAGAGGTGGACCAGAACATGGAGATGACCCATCCAGTGGGTCAGGTCATCAGAGGGTCACAAAAGGTAGACCACAACATGGAGATGACCTGTCTTGTGGGTCAGGTCATCAGAGGATCACAAGAGGTAAACTGCAACATGGAGATGACCTGTCCTGTGGGTCAGGTCATCAAAGGGTCACAAGAGGTGGACCAAAACATGGAGATGACTCGTCCTGTGGGTCAGGTCACTGCATTAACACGTAGGGTTGAAATGGCCAGTG AAGCTGGCGTGACAACACAGATCACCAGGTCAGACCAGGAGGTGGACCAGAACATGGAAATGACCTGTTCAGTGGGTCAGGTCATCAGAGGGTCACAAGAGGTAGACCACAACATGGAGATGACCTGTCCTGTGGGTCAGGTCATCAGAGGATCTCAAGAAGTGGACCAAAACATGGAGATGACCCGTCCTGTGGGCCAGGTCATCAGAGGGTCACAAGAGGTGGACCACAACATGGAGATGACCCATCCTGTGGGTCAGGTCATCAGAGGGTCACAAGAAGTGGACCAGAACATGGAGATGACCCGTCCTGTGGGCCAGGTCATCAGAGGGTCACAAGAAGTGGACCAGAACATGGAGATGACCCATCCTGTGGGCCAGGTCATCAGAGGGTCACAAGAAGTGGACCAGAACATGGAGATGACCCGTCCTGTGGGTCAGGTCATCAGAGGGTCACAAGAGGTGGACCACAACATGGAGATGACCCATCCTGTGGGTCAGGTCATCAGAGGATCTCAAGAAGTGGACCAAAACATGGAGATGACCCGTCCTGTGGGCCAGGTCATCAGAGGGTCACAAGAAGTGGACCAGAACATGGAGATGACCCGTCCTGTGGGCCAGGTCATCAGAGGGTCAAAAGTAGTGGACCAGAACATGGAGATGACCCGTCCTGTGGGTCAGGTCATCAGAGGGTCACAAGAAGTGGACCAGAACATGGAGATGACCTGTCCTGTGGGTCAGGTCATCAGAGGGTCACAAGAAGTTGACCAGAACATGGAGATGACCTGTCCTGTGGGTCAGGTCACTGCATTAACACATAGGGTTGAAATGGCCAGTG AAGCTGGCGTGACAACACAGATCACCAGGTCAGACCAGGAGGTGGACCAGAACATGGAAATGACCCGTCCAGTGGGTCAGGTCATCAGAGGATCACAAGAGGTAGACCACAACATGAAGATGACCTGTCCTGTGGGTCAGATCATCAGAGGGTTACAAGAGGTGGACCAGAACAACATGGAGATGACCCATCCTGTGGGCCAGGTCATCAGAGGATCACAAGAGGTAGACCACAACATGGAGATGACCTGTCCTGGGGGTCAGGTTATCAGAGTGTCACAAGAGGTGGACCAGAACAACATGGAGATGACCCATCCTGTGGGTCAGGTTATGAGGTCACAAGAGGTGGACCAGAACAGCATGGAGATGACCCGTCCTGTGGGTCAGGTCATTAGAGGGTCACAAGTGGTAGACCACAACATGGAGATGACCTGTCCTGTGGGTCAGGTTATCAGAGTCTCACATGAAGTGGACCAGAACATGGAGATGACCCATCCTGTAGGTCAGGTCATCATAGGATCACAAGAGGTAGAGCAGAACATGGAGATGACCCATCCTCTGGGTCAGGTCATCAGAGAGTCACAAGAGGTGGACCACAACATGGAGATGACCCATCCTGTGGGTCGGGTCATAAAACCTAAGGAGGTGGCCTGTCTTGTAAATCAAGCCCATGATATGGAAATGACCTGGCCATTGGCTGAGCTCAGTAGGTCATCCCAGCAAGTGAACCAGAGTGTGGATGTAATCTATCCAGTCTCGAGGCCAGGATGTCAACCTCAGCTTGCCATGTCTCCTCATAATGTTGATGACTATGTGGATAACACCTTGACCAACATCAACCCCAACTTGACATCATCTGAGGACCAGGACGTGGAATTATCTTGTCAAATCACCAGGTCAGCTCAAGATATGGAGATGACCCATGCTGAGAGTCAGGTCAATGCATCCACTCAAAATAATGAGGTGACTTGTCCTGTGATTCTTGTCACCAGACCATCCACAGAGACAAACCATTCTGTATTGGGGAACATCAGACAATCTCAGGAGGTGGATCACAACATTGAGGTTAGCCATCCTGTAAGTAATCTCAGCAGGTCAAGCCATGAGGTGGCTGTAGATCTGGCCAGCAGTACCAGAGGCAGGTCAAGCCATGAGGTGGCTATAGATCAGGCCAGCAGTACCACCAAGAAGCAAGATCAAGCAGTGTCCATTCTTGGTAAACGAACTCCATCTTCAGAGTGCTCAGACACCCCTGCACCCAAACTGTTTGCATCATGTACATCCCAAGCCTCTCCAGATACTGCTGTTTCCACACATTCTCACTCCACTACTATACCTTGTTCATCCCCACACCCTGTGCCAGCAACACCTTCCATATCACCAGAAACCTTACCCACATCATTACCCCTGAGCCCACACTGTTCACCATCCTTACTAATGTCATCCATACACATTGCATCCTCAAGCCCAGATACCCACATTTCTTCTTCAACTGCCACATCTGagccatcttcctcttcattcatgGCTCCCCAACCTGCTACCTTGCCAGCACCTGAAACTCCATCTTGCTGCCCTAGTTGGTGTTCCCTCCGTGCTGGTTCAGTAATCCCTCACCCAAA TGAAAGATATAAGTGGCACCTGCATGAGGTGAAGGGAGACAAGTGGTGCCTGAATCTGCTCCACAGTCCCTTATTTGTGTACCTCACACTGGCCCACCACTCCCAATACCACCATATCATTACTAGTGCTGACACCAACTTAAAAAGTCAGA ATATGAGCAATCCAGTTGGCCGGCTGGTGCTGAATGTGCTGGGCTGCCGTCTTGATGGTGCCATGCCAGGCCTGGTGGGTGCGGTGGTGTGTGAGGCAGGTGCTGCCCTGGAAAAGCTGCTTGAAGCATATCTCTCTGCCCATGACCTCATGGTGGAACTCAACCTAATCAAGTTTCTCCACTGTACTAAATTTACTCCTAACAG TATCAAGGTCAGCTTGAGTAGCTACAAGAACCACTTAAGCCTGGAAGTGGAGGTGAGGTTGGAGCCACCCTCACCCCAGCCAGATGACCCCTACACTCTCCATCCCTCTGTCAACATCAAGATTGGCAATGGCAAGCTGAG GAAGGATGAGGTGAAGGCACTGATGACAGATGTGGCTCCAGGACCACAACAGATTCTGAGGCTGGTGACTACTGTGCATCAGATGGTGAAGAAGACCTCGTGA
- the LOC123514700 gene encoding uncharacterized protein LOC123514700 isoform X3: MDDEKENATERPVVGLRPGKRRNSILKESPARTAYHERRSLNFKKRVSFSGTNIVKEYKAQRCGNTEWDNSYEMPVVHHDSSTSTLPTPTSNSKSVRYEADTSIGIAAASSLHHTATQLSQNEKLLSLTHTEITRLSSVTVSDSTTSRVYDRPLIFPPSPSRDNNEDDTNMQKDFLAEFLALPTSKTEPSSPSAEDGGDTSDTKNFLNKILALPSATPTTSGPLQYKEVLQSKDRTCLRSKSTTPSCDMEMTGPVGQVIRGSQEMDHNMEMTRPVGQVIRGSQEVDHNMEMTYPVGQVIRGSQEVDQNMEMTRPVGQVIRGSQEVDQNMEMTRPVGQVIRGSQEVDHNMEMTHPVGQVIRGSYEIDHTMEMTCPVGQVIRGSQEVDQNMEMTRPVGQVIKGSQEVDQNMEMTHPVGQVIRGSQEVDQNMEMTRPVGQVIRESQEVDQNMEMTRPVDQVIRGSQEVDQNMEMTRPVGQVIRGSQEVDQNMEMTCPVGQVTALTHRVEMASEAGVTTQITRSDQEVDQNMEMTCSVGQVIRGSQEVDHNMEMTCPVGQVIRGSQEVDQNMEMTRPVGQVIRGSQEVDHNMEMTHPVGQVIRGSQEVDQNMEMTRPVGQVIRGSQEVDQNMEMTHPVGQVIRGSQEVDQNMEMTRPVGQVIRGSQEVDHNMEMTHPVGQVIRGSQEVDQNMEMTRPVGQVIRGSQEVDQNMEMTRPVGQVIRGSKVVDQNMEMTRPVGQVIRGSQEVDQNMEMTCPVGQVIRGSQEVDQNMEMTCPVGQVTALTHRVEMASEAGVTTQITRSDQEVDQNMEMTRPVGQVIRGSQEVDHNMKMTCPVGQIIRGLQEVDQNNMEMTHPVGQVIRGSQEVDHNMEMTCPGGQVIRVSQEVDQNNMEMTHPVGQVMRSQEVDQNSMEMTRPVGQVIRGSQVVDHNMEMTCPVGQVIRVSHEVDQNMEMTHPVGQVIIGSQEVEQNMEMTHPLGQVIRESQEVDHNMEMTHPVGRVIKPKEVACLVNQAHDMEMTWPLAELSRSSQQVNQSVDVIYPVSRPGCQPQLAMSPHNVDDYVDNTLTNINPNLTSSEDQDVELSCQITRSAQDMEMTHAESQVNASTQNNEVTCPVILVTRPSTETNHSVLGNIRQSQEVDHNIEVSHPVSNLSRSSHEVAVDLASSTRGRSSHEVAIDQASSTTKKQDQAVSILGKRTPSSECSDTPAPKLFASCTSQASPDTAVSTHSHSTTIPCSSPHPVPATPSISPETLPTSLPLSPHCSPSLLMSSIHIASSSPDTHISSSTATSEPSSSSFMAPQPATLPAPETPSCCPSWCSLRAGSVIPHPNSERYKWHLHEVKGDKWCLNLLHSPLFVYLTLAHHSQYHHIITSADTNLKSQNMSNPVGRLVLNVLGCRLDGAMPGLVGAVVCEAGAALEKLLEAYLSAHDLMVELNLIKFLHCTKFTPNSIKVSLSSYKNHLSLEVEVRLEPPSPQPDDPYTLHPSVNIKIGNGKLRKDEVKALMTDVAPGPQQILRLVTTVHQMVKKTS; encoded by the exons ATCCTGAAGGAGTCGCCAGCAAGGACTGCTTACCATGAGAGACGTTCATTGAATTTCAAGAAGCGAGTGTCCTTCTCAGGAACAAATATAGTCAA GGAGTACAAGGCTCAGCGTTGTGGCAACACTGAGTGGGACAACTCTTATGAGATGCCAGTGGTGCACCATGACAGCTCAACATCCACCCTGCCCACTCCAACCAGCAATTCCAAGTCTGTCAG atatGAGGCTGATACCAGTATTGGCATAGCAGCTGCATCATCACTACATCACACTGCTACTCAGCTTAGTCAG AATGAAAAACTCTTATCCCTCACACATACTGAGATAACTCGACTGTCTTCAGTAACAGTGAGTGATAGCACCACTTCAAGAGTGTATGACAGGCCGCTcatatttccaccatcaccttcacgagacaataatgaagatgatacaAACATGCAGAAGGATTTCCTTGCAGAGTTTCTGGCTCTCCCAACCTCCAAGACTGAACCCTCATCACCATCTGCtgaagatggtggtgatacATCAGACACTAAAAACTTTCTCAACAAGATTTTAGCTTTGCCATCTGCCACCCCCACAACCTCAG GTCCCCTGCAATACAAGGAGGTGCTACAGAGCAAGGACAGGACCTGTTTAAGGAGCAAGTCCACCACCCCATCCTGTGACATGGAGATGACTGGTCCTGTGGGTCAGGTCATCAGAGGGTCACAAGAGATGGACCACAACATGGAGATGACTCGTCCTGTGGGCCAGGTCATCAGAGGGTCACAAGAGGTGGACCACAACATGGAGATGACCTATCCTGTGGGTCAGGTCATCAGAGGGTCACAAGAGGTGGACCAGAACATGGAGATGACTCGTCCTGTGGGTCAGGTCATCAGAGGGTCACAAGAAGTGGACCAGAACATGGAGATGACTCGTCCTGTGGGTCAGGTCATCAGAGGATCTCAAGAAGTGGACCACAACATGGAGATGACTCATCCTGTGGGTCAGGTCATCAGAGGATCATATGAGATTGACCACACCATGGAGATGACCTGTCCTGTGGGCCAGGTCATCAGAGGATCTCAAGAAGTGGACCAGAACATGGAGATGACCCGTCCTGTGGGTCAGGTCAtcaaagggtcacaagaagtgGACCAGAACATGGAGATGACCCATCCTGTGGGTCAGGTCATCAGAGGGTCACAAGAAGTGGACCAGAACATGGAGATGACCCGTCCTGTGGGTCAGGTCATCAGAGAGTCACAAGAAGTGGACCAGAACATGGAGATGACCCGTCCTGTGGATCAGGTCATCAGAGGGTCACAAGAAGTGGACCAGAACATGGAGATGACCCGTCCTGTTGGTCAGGTCATCAGAGGGTCACAAGAAGTTGACCAGAACATGGAGATGACCTGTCCTGTGGGTCAGGTCACTGCATTAACACATAGGGTTGAAATGGCCAGTG AAGCTGGCGTGACAACACAGATCACCAGGTCAGACCAGGAGGTGGACCAGAACATGGAAATGACCTGTTCAGTGGGTCAGGTCATCAGAGGGTCACAAGAGGTAGACCACAACATGGAGATGACCTGTCCTGTGGGTCAGGTCATCAGAGGATCTCAAGAAGTGGACCAAAACATGGAGATGACCCGTCCTGTGGGCCAGGTCATCAGAGGGTCACAAGAGGTGGACCACAACATGGAGATGACCCATCCTGTGGGTCAGGTCATCAGAGGGTCACAAGAAGTGGACCAGAACATGGAGATGACCCGTCCTGTGGGCCAGGTCATCAGAGGGTCACAAGAAGTGGACCAGAACATGGAGATGACCCATCCTGTGGGCCAGGTCATCAGAGGGTCACAAGAAGTGGACCAGAACATGGAGATGACCCGTCCTGTGGGTCAGGTCATCAGAGGGTCACAAGAGGTGGACCACAACATGGAGATGACCCATCCTGTGGGTCAGGTCATCAGAGGATCTCAAGAAGTGGACCAAAACATGGAGATGACCCGTCCTGTGGGCCAGGTCATCAGAGGGTCACAAGAAGTGGACCAGAACATGGAGATGACCCGTCCTGTGGGCCAGGTCATCAGAGGGTCAAAAGTAGTGGACCAGAACATGGAGATGACCCGTCCTGTGGGTCAGGTCATCAGAGGGTCACAAGAAGTGGACCAGAACATGGAGATGACCTGTCCTGTGGGTCAGGTCATCAGAGGGTCACAAGAAGTTGACCAGAACATGGAGATGACCTGTCCTGTGGGTCAGGTCACTGCATTAACACATAGGGTTGAAATGGCCAGTG AAGCTGGCGTGACAACACAGATCACCAGGTCAGACCAGGAGGTGGACCAGAACATGGAAATGACCCGTCCAGTGGGTCAGGTCATCAGAGGATCACAAGAGGTAGACCACAACATGAAGATGACCTGTCCTGTGGGTCAGATCATCAGAGGGTTACAAGAGGTGGACCAGAACAACATGGAGATGACCCATCCTGTGGGCCAGGTCATCAGAGGATCACAAGAGGTAGACCACAACATGGAGATGACCTGTCCTGGGGGTCAGGTTATCAGAGTGTCACAAGAGGTGGACCAGAACAACATGGAGATGACCCATCCTGTGGGTCAGGTTATGAGGTCACAAGAGGTGGACCAGAACAGCATGGAGATGACCCGTCCTGTGGGTCAGGTCATTAGAGGGTCACAAGTGGTAGACCACAACATGGAGATGACCTGTCCTGTGGGTCAGGTTATCAGAGTCTCACATGAAGTGGACCAGAACATGGAGATGACCCATCCTGTAGGTCAGGTCATCATAGGATCACAAGAGGTAGAGCAGAACATGGAGATGACCCATCCTCTGGGTCAGGTCATCAGAGAGTCACAAGAGGTGGACCACAACATGGAGATGACCCATCCTGTGGGTCGGGTCATAAAACCTAAGGAGGTGGCCTGTCTTGTAAATCAAGCCCATGATATGGAAATGACCTGGCCATTGGCTGAGCTCAGTAGGTCATCCCAGCAAGTGAACCAGAGTGTGGATGTAATCTATCCAGTCTCGAGGCCAGGATGTCAACCTCAGCTTGCCATGTCTCCTCATAATGTTGATGACTATGTGGATAACACCTTGACCAACATCAACCCCAACTTGACATCATCTGAGGACCAGGACGTGGAATTATCTTGTCAAATCACCAGGTCAGCTCAAGATATGGAGATGACCCATGCTGAGAGTCAGGTCAATGCATCCACTCAAAATAATGAGGTGACTTGTCCTGTGATTCTTGTCACCAGACCATCCACAGAGACAAACCATTCTGTATTGGGGAACATCAGACAATCTCAGGAGGTGGATCACAACATTGAGGTTAGCCATCCTGTAAGTAATCTCAGCAGGTCAAGCCATGAGGTGGCTGTAGATCTGGCCAGCAGTACCAGAGGCAGGTCAAGCCATGAGGTGGCTATAGATCAGGCCAGCAGTACCACCAAGAAGCAAGATCAAGCAGTGTCCATTCTTGGTAAACGAACTCCATCTTCAGAGTGCTCAGACACCCCTGCACCCAAACTGTTTGCATCATGTACATCCCAAGCCTCTCCAGATACTGCTGTTTCCACACATTCTCACTCCACTACTATACCTTGTTCATCCCCACACCCTGTGCCAGCAACACCTTCCATATCACCAGAAACCTTACCCACATCATTACCCCTGAGCCCACACTGTTCACCATCCTTACTAATGTCATCCATACACATTGCATCCTCAAGCCCAGATACCCACATTTCTTCTTCAACTGCCACATCTGagccatcttcctcttcattcatgGCTCCCCAACCTGCTACCTTGCCAGCACCTGAAACTCCATCTTGCTGCCCTAGTTGGTGTTCCCTCCGTGCTGGTTCAGTAATCCCTCACCCAAA TAGTGAAAGATATAAGTGGCACCTGCATGAGGTGAAGGGAGACAAGTGGTGCCTGAATCTGCTCCACAGTCCCTTATTTGTGTACCTCACACTGGCCCACCACTCCCAATACCACCATATCATTACTAGTGCTGACACCAACTTAAAAAGTCAGA ATATGAGCAATCCAGTTGGCCGGCTGGTGCTGAATGTGCTGGGCTGCCGTCTTGATGGTGCCATGCCAGGCCTGGTGGGTGCGGTGGTGTGTGAGGCAGGTGCTGCCCTGGAAAAGCTGCTTGAAGCATATCTCTCTGCCCATGACCTCATGGTGGAACTCAACCTAATCAAGTTTCTCCACTGTACTAAATTTACTCCTAACAG TATCAAGGTCAGCTTGAGTAGCTACAAGAACCACTTAAGCCTGGAAGTGGAGGTGAGGTTGGAGCCACCCTCACCCCAGCCAGATGACCCCTACACTCTCCATCCCTCTGTCAACATCAAGATTGGCAATGGCAAGCTGAG GAAGGATGAGGTGAAGGCACTGATGACAGATGTGGCTCCAGGACCACAACAGATTCTGAGGCTGGTGACTACTGTGCATCAGATGGTGAAGAAGACCTCGTGA